Proteins from one Salvelinus sp. IW2-2015 linkage group LG9, ASM291031v2, whole genome shotgun sequence genomic window:
- the LOC111968892 gene encoding DNA-binding protein inhibitor ID-2, with translation MKAISPVRSFRKNSANLSEHSLGISRSKTPVDDPLSLLYNMNDCYSKLKELVPSIPQNKNVSKMEILQHVIDYILDLQIALDSNVAITSLHHPRPGQATPRTPLTTLNTDISILSLQSPEFPSDLITDDSRTLYR, from the exons ATGAAAGCGATAAGCCCAGTAAGGTCTTTCCGGAAAAACAGCGCGAATCTGTCTGAACACAGTCTGGGAATCTCTCGGAGCAAGACTCCCGTGGATGATCCTTTAAGCCTGCTTTACAACATGAACGACTGCTACTCCAAGCTGAAGGAGCTGGTGCCTAGCATCCCTCAGAACAAGAACGTAAGCAAGATGGAAATCCTGCAGCATGTCATCGACTATATTCTGGACCTGCAGATCGCACTTGACTCCAATGTCGCAATAACGAGCCTCCATCACCCGCGACCAGGGCAAGCTACACCCAGGACTCCCCTAACAACTCTCAATACAGATATCAGCATCTTGTCATTACAG tctccggaGTTCCCATCAGACCTGATAACGGATGACAGCAGGACTCTTTATCGTTAA
- the LOC111968378 gene encoding uncharacterized protein codes for MGSYERSKIPQYPPTTSTGQFHCSIPTTSHCQFHSIPHPPPTGQFHSIPSHPPHTGQSTCSPPPTGQLHSIPPPPPTGQFHCSPPTHWPAPQYPPTHSHWPVPQYPPTHSHWPRSTVASPPTSHWPVPQYPPTTSTAQFHSIPPTTSHWPVPQYPPPTSTGQFHCSPPPPPTDQFHSTPPPTPTGQLHSTPPPPPTGQFHSIPPPPPTGQFHCSLPTHLPLASSTYPPPPPLPVPSIPPPTSHWPVPTVSPHPPPTGQFHCSPPPLPLTSSTVSPTPPLASSTVSPHPPPTGQFHSIPPHLPLDSSTVSPTHLPLASSTVSPTPSLWQSQ; via the exons ATGGGCTCCTACGAGCGGTCCAAGA TTCCACAGTATCCCCCCACCACCTCCACTGGCCAGTTCCACTGTAGCATCCCCACCACCTCCCACTGCCAGTTCCACAGTATCCCCCACCCACCTCCCACTGGCCAGTTCCACAGTATCCCCTCCCACCCACCTCACACTGGCCAGTCCACTTGTAGCCCCCCACCCACTGGCCAGCTCCACAGtatcccccccccacctcccactGGTCAGTTCCACTGTAGCCCCCCCACCCACTGGCCAGCTCCACAGTATCCCCCCACCCACTCCCACTGGCCAGTTCCACAGTATCCCCCCACCCACTCCCACTGGCCACGTTCCACTGTAGCCTCCCCACCCACCTCCCACTGGCCAGTTCCACAGTATCCCCCCACCACCTCCACTGCCCAGTTCCACAGTATcccccccaccacctcccacTGGCCAGTTCCACAGTATCCCCCACCCACCTCCACTGGCCAGTTCCACTGTAGCCCCCCACCACCTCCCACTGACCAGTTCCACagtacccccccacccacccccactgGCCAGCTCCACAGTACTCCCCCACCACCTCCCACTGGCCAGTTCCACAGTATCCCCCCACCACCTCCCACTGGCCAGTTCCACTGTAGCCTCCCCACCCACCTCCCACTGGCCAGTTCCACATATCCCCCACCACCTCCACTGCCAGTTCCCAGTATCCCCCCACCCACCTCCCACTGGCCAGTTCCCACAGTATCCCCCCACCCACCTCCCACTGGCCAGTTCCACTGtagccccccacccctcccactGACCAGTTCCACAGtatcccccacccccccactgGCCAGCTCCACAGTATCCCCCCACCCACCTCCCACTGGCCAGTTCCACAGTATCCCCCCCCACCTCCCACTGGACAGCTCCACTGTCAGCCCCACCCACCTCCCACTGGCCAGCTCCACAGtatcccccaccccctccctctggCAGTCACAGTAG